A single region of the Yersinia entomophaga genome encodes:
- a CDS encoding YagU family protein has translation MELRFATTQKKYRNYSAALWAGFLGGNIASFVKWGAEIPFPPRTADRAIPPAEMLQDLGFKVNDMIYQYSGHIINWGVAGVHQLFSILFALFYCLVAEIFPTIKLWQGAAFAILVTLGFHGVLLPLFGWGPPLWHLPFEELLSETFGHVVWMWTIEIFRRDIRNRITHQPDPEFQPQRKISRHY, from the coding sequence ATGGAATTACGTTTTGCTACTACACAGAAAAAATACAGGAACTATAGCGCCGCCCTATGGGCCGGTTTTTTAGGCGGGAATATTGCCAGTTTCGTCAAATGGGGAGCGGAGATCCCTTTTCCCCCAAGGACAGCGGACAGAGCCATTCCGCCGGCGGAGATGCTGCAAGATTTGGGTTTCAAGGTCAACGATATGATCTATCAATATTCAGGCCATATTATTAACTGGGGCGTGGCGGGCGTTCATCAGCTATTTTCCATCTTGTTTGCCCTGTTCTATTGCTTAGTGGCTGAAATATTCCCGACGATCAAACTCTGGCAGGGCGCGGCTTTTGCCATTCTGGTCACTTTAGGTTTCCACGGCGTGCTGTTACCACTTTTCGGCTGGGGCCCACCGCTGTGGCACCTGCCTTTTGAAGAGCTTTTATCCGAAACGTTCGGTCACGTGGTGTGGATGTGGACTATCGAAATATTCAGAAGAGATATTCGTAACCGTATTACTCATCAGCCCGATCCAGAGTTTCAGCCGCAGCGAAAAATAAGCCGCCATTATTGA
- a CDS encoding fimbrial protein produces MRARRLPRYLGYITLFFMLMMWEMREGAAGCRSFLTHAPILVFPKPVYVDKSAPIGSLLAQGQTHIAARIMDNSYAGSAGDFVITINPLTQFTGLKYRGISVFKTNLEGVGVAYTVTPTKGGAETRQITHNSKNLRGDAISSNLDYYLVKYGPISGGKLLRHKLFNIGYSCFASGGNGLYDWNGLMYGASVRVRACGVQKAKLHIPLERVKISAFSGLNSTANEVAFSIPLNCTATDKIKIAIGGAGIEGSPDLLALDSGNGTAQGIGIQLLYRGQPITLGDLFSGISFSETGCAQILLSARYYQKEEFINAGRASSTANITLNYR; encoded by the coding sequence ATGAGGGCTCGGAGATTACCGCGCTATTTAGGCTATATCACCTTATTTTTCATGTTGATGATGTGGGAAATGCGGGAGGGAGCGGCCGGATGTCGTTCTTTCCTCACTCACGCCCCGATTCTGGTTTTTCCCAAACCGGTATACGTGGATAAAAGTGCGCCCATAGGCAGCCTGCTGGCTCAAGGGCAAACCCATATTGCGGCGCGTATTATGGATAATTCGTATGCGGGTTCAGCGGGAGATTTTGTTATCACTATCAATCCGCTAACTCAGTTTACCGGGCTTAAATATCGCGGAATCAGTGTATTTAAAACCAATCTGGAGGGCGTTGGCGTGGCCTATACCGTGACGCCAACAAAAGGTGGCGCCGAAACGCGGCAAATAACCCATAACAGTAAAAACCTGAGGGGCGATGCCATATCCTCAAATCTTGATTATTACCTGGTTAAGTACGGGCCAATTTCGGGGGGAAAGCTATTACGCCATAAATTATTCAACATCGGTTATTCCTGCTTCGCCAGCGGGGGAAACGGCCTTTACGACTGGAATGGGTTGATGTACGGGGCTTCAGTTCGAGTACGAGCCTGTGGCGTTCAGAAGGCAAAGCTACATATTCCTTTGGAACGGGTAAAAATAAGCGCCTTTTCCGGCCTGAATAGCACTGCAAATGAAGTGGCGTTTTCAATCCCACTCAACTGTACCGCCACGGACAAAATCAAAATAGCGATCGGCGGCGCTGGCATTGAAGGTTCGCCTGACCTGCTGGCATTAGATAGCGGCAATGGTACGGCGCAAGGAATAGGCATTCAACTGTTATACCGCGGGCAACCTATCACGTTAGGGGACCTGTTTAGCGGTATTTCATTCTCGGAAACAGGCTGCGCGCAGATTCTACTGTCCGCCCGTTATTACCAGAAAGAAGAGTTTATCAACGCAGGTCGAGCCAGCAGCACGGCCAATATTACGCTGAATTACAGGTAG
- a CDS encoding fimbria/pilus outer membrane usher protein, whose amino-acid sequence MEKHCKPAGLTRHILWTLVSVASAAPIVNVSAADYFNPYALELKEGTPQNVSLGQFSTTGSQIPGTYRVDIYLNDSKVDERSVTFVDRNGKLLPELTTKELAAMGVNIEAFSSLKTLPPTQAFSNLDQHIPEAFTRFNFNRQRLDISIPQAALNNEARDAIDPKLWNQGIPAALVNYSFTGSNTWDSRSEGTNSNYYLNLRSGANLGAWRLRNYSTYTDNNKSGREWKNINTYVQRDIQPLKGALTLGDSSTPGEVFDSVQFRGVQLASDTNMLPDSRRGFAPVVRGIAQSNAQVIIRQNGYIIYQTYVPPGSFAITDLYPTSSSGGLDVTIREADGTERSFVQPFSAVPIMQREGQLKYAVTAGKYRTTTPFAATPNFAQSTLIYGLPADTTLYGGVLAAEKYTSGVLGVGHGFGDIGSISLDATQANTSHRGGKKTQGQSYRFQYSKDISTTNTNFTLAGYRYSTEGFYTLSETNEYRENVNGWRPNYNKRSKIQLNLNQSMGGYGHLYISGYQQDYWWQSGYERNISTGYNLNHRGINYSLSYSHTQTPGVGNSDSVLAFSVQVPLDRWLANSWSTYNVNHSKSGRTTQQLGLSGTALADNNLNYNIQQNYTNQGNGASGNLNANYRGTYGEIGSGYSYDNDSRRLNYNLRGGVVAHPFGVTFSQSQGETLALVKAPGASGVKVQNSSGVYTDWRGYAVVPYVSTYRKNRIALDTQTLGENIDIDTSVKTVVPTKGAVVLADFKTRVGKRALIKLNFDGKTIPFGANASLKHNDDLSINSGIVANNAEVYLSGIPDKGSLLVEWDSNGTPQKCVADYILPETSDDNGSSVLTLQASCKAVMT is encoded by the coding sequence ATGGAAAAACATTGCAAGCCAGCGGGACTCACCCGGCATATCCTTTGGACTCTAGTCTCTGTCGCGTCTGCTGCACCGATAGTCAACGTTTCGGCAGCAGACTATTTCAATCCTTATGCGCTTGAATTGAAAGAAGGTACACCTCAGAACGTCAGTCTGGGTCAGTTTTCTACCACCGGTTCGCAAATTCCCGGAACCTATCGGGTGGATATTTACCTAAACGACAGCAAAGTCGATGAACGCTCGGTGACCTTTGTGGATCGTAACGGCAAGCTTCTGCCGGAATTAACCACAAAAGAATTGGCTGCGATGGGTGTCAATATTGAGGCTTTTTCATCACTTAAAACGTTACCGCCGACTCAAGCATTCAGCAATTTAGATCAACATATTCCCGAAGCGTTCACTCGTTTCAACTTTAACCGCCAGCGGTTGGATATCAGCATTCCACAAGCGGCGCTTAATAATGAAGCGCGCGATGCCATTGACCCAAAGTTATGGAATCAGGGGATTCCCGCCGCGCTGGTTAACTACAGCTTTACCGGTTCTAACACCTGGGATTCGCGTAGTGAAGGGACTAACAGTAACTATTATCTTAACTTGCGTAGCGGAGCCAATTTAGGTGCCTGGCGGTTACGTAACTACTCCACCTACACCGATAATAATAAGAGTGGGCGTGAGTGGAAGAACATTAATACCTACGTACAACGGGATATTCAGCCGCTGAAAGGCGCACTGACCCTGGGTGACAGTTCGACGCCCGGCGAAGTATTTGATAGCGTTCAATTTCGCGGAGTCCAGTTAGCCTCCGATACCAATATGCTGCCAGATAGCCGCCGCGGTTTTGCCCCGGTAGTCCGCGGTATCGCACAGAGTAACGCTCAGGTCATCATTCGACAAAACGGCTATATCATCTACCAAACCTATGTTCCTCCCGGAAGTTTTGCCATTACCGACCTCTACCCAACCTCATCCAGCGGTGGGTTGGACGTCACTATTCGGGAAGCGGATGGTACTGAGCGTAGCTTTGTGCAGCCTTTCTCCGCCGTGCCTATTATGCAGCGCGAAGGCCAGTTGAAATATGCCGTTACGGCAGGGAAATATCGCACTACCACCCCTTTTGCGGCAACGCCGAACTTTGCCCAGTCAACCCTGATTTACGGGTTGCCCGCAGACACCACTTTGTACGGGGGAGTATTGGCTGCAGAGAAATACACGTCCGGCGTGCTAGGAGTCGGTCATGGGTTCGGCGATATAGGATCGATATCTCTCGATGCCACTCAGGCTAATACTTCTCATAGAGGAGGAAAAAAAACCCAGGGGCAGTCTTATCGGTTCCAGTATTCCAAAGATATTAGTACCACTAATACCAATTTTACTTTGGCGGGTTATCGCTATTCCACTGAAGGTTTTTATACCTTAAGTGAAACTAATGAATATCGGGAAAATGTCAACGGCTGGCGCCCAAACTACAATAAACGCAGCAAAATACAGCTCAACCTTAATCAGTCTATGGGCGGATACGGTCATCTTTATATCTCTGGGTATCAGCAGGATTATTGGTGGCAATCTGGTTATGAACGCAATATCAGCACCGGTTATAACCTGAATCATAGAGGCATTAACTACAGTCTGTCATATAGCCACACCCAGACACCGGGCGTAGGTAATAGCGACAGTGTGTTAGCTTTCAGCGTGCAGGTTCCTCTCGATCGTTGGTTAGCTAACAGCTGGTCTACCTACAACGTCAACCACAGCAAATCCGGGCGTACCACCCAGCAGCTCGGTTTGAGCGGCACCGCGCTGGCGGACAACAACCTGAATTACAACATTCAGCAGAATTATACTAATCAGGGCAACGGTGCCAGCGGCAACCTTAACGCCAACTATCGCGGCACCTATGGCGAAATCGGCTCTGGTTACAGCTATGACAACGATTCCCGCCGCCTGAACTATAACCTGCGCGGAGGCGTGGTTGCGCATCCATTCGGTGTCACTTTCTCGCAATCCCAAGGTGAGACACTGGCATTGGTTAAAGCGCCGGGAGCCAGCGGAGTGAAGGTGCAAAATAGCAGCGGCGTCTATACCGACTGGCGAGGGTACGCGGTCGTTCCTTATGTCAGTACTTATCGTAAAAACCGAATTGCGCTGGACACCCAAACCTTGGGCGAAAACATTGATATTGATACCAGTGTCAAAACCGTGGTGCCGACCAAAGGTGCCGTTGTACTGGCTGATTTCAAAACCCGCGTGGGAAAACGAGCGTTAATCAAACTGAACTTCGATGGAAAAACCATTCCGTTCGGCGCCAACGCATCGCTAAAACATAATGACGACCTATCAATCAATAGCGGAATTGTCGCCAATAATGCGGAGGTTTATTTGAGCGGTATCCCTGATAAGGGAAGTTTACTGGTGGAATGGGACAGCAACGGCACACCGCAGAAGTGCGTGGCGGACTACATCCTACCAGAAACTTCTGACGATAACGGTTCATCGGTACTGACCCTACAGGCCAGCTGTAAAGCGGTAATGACATAG
- a CDS encoding molecular chaperone: MSWIRSFISVCCLLTITYQAQAGIVIGSTRVIYDGSKKEASLSVTNPEKDRPYLIQSWIDNLDASNTTKIPFIVTPPLFRLDAEQENTLRIVRAGGNLPQDRESVFWLSVKSIPATHKTDENQLQITVQSRIKLFYRPTGLLRNQAANAYKSLQFKRKGNQLEVVNPTPYYVSFYELNVGKSEIKEADMIAPKSSRSWPLPSGASGQISWQAITDYGGISAKETVSL; the protein is encoded by the coding sequence ATGTCATGGATACGTTCTTTTATTTCTGTATGTTGCCTGCTAACGATTACCTATCAGGCTCAGGCTGGGATTGTTATAGGTAGCACACGCGTCATATACGATGGCAGTAAAAAAGAGGCTTCTTTATCAGTAACCAACCCGGAAAAGGATCGGCCTTACCTGATTCAATCCTGGATCGATAATCTGGATGCATCAAACACGACTAAGATTCCCTTTATCGTCACTCCACCATTGTTTCGATTGGATGCCGAGCAAGAGAATACGCTGCGTATTGTTCGGGCCGGCGGTAACTTACCGCAAGATCGCGAGTCGGTATTCTGGCTCAGCGTTAAATCTATCCCGGCAACGCATAAAACCGATGAGAATCAGCTACAAATCACGGTTCAATCGCGTATCAAATTATTTTATCGTCCAACCGGGCTGCTGAGAAATCAGGCTGCAAATGCCTATAAATCTCTCCAGTTCAAGCGTAAAGGTAATCAATTGGAAGTGGTTAATCCCACGCCCTATTACGTTTCGTTCTATGAACTTAACGTTGGGAAATCAGAGATAAAAGAAGCGGATATGATCGCTCCGAAAAGCAGCCGCAGCTGGCCGTTACCTTCAGGCGCATCAGGGCAGATAAGCTGGCAGGCGATTACCGATTACGGTGGCATTTCAGCCAAAGAGACCGTTTCTCTCTAA
- a CDS encoding fimbrial protein — protein MNTKLRATILLASAAFASFSHAANAADGTINFTGTVIAEACTVSTASASQTVALGNVSAKAFPAVGATAMPAKFDITLTSCPDSVTKALVKFDGPFAENNTNLLALTTETGVATGLGIAIYEADGTTLIPMTAPSAQKAVTKGVNPVFSYIAKYMSTNATVTTGPANAVTQFSISYN, from the coding sequence ATGAACACTAAATTACGCGCAACTATTTTACTCGCTAGCGCAGCATTTGCTTCTTTCTCTCATGCTGCAAATGCAGCAGACGGCACCATCAATTTCACCGGTACAGTTATTGCTGAAGCTTGTACCGTTAGCACAGCGAGCGCCAGCCAGACGGTTGCTTTAGGTAATGTCAGCGCCAAGGCTTTCCCAGCGGTCGGTGCCACTGCCATGCCGGCAAAATTCGATATCACCCTGACCTCTTGTCCAGATTCAGTGACAAAGGCCTTGGTAAAGTTTGATGGTCCTTTTGCAGAAAATAATACCAATCTGCTCGCGTTGACCACTGAAACTGGCGTAGCTACTGGGTTGGGTATCGCAATTTATGAAGCAGACGGTACAACTCTGATTCCCATGACGGCTCCTTCCGCGCAAAAAGCCGTGACGAAAGGTGTGAATCCCGTCTTTAGCTACATTGCCAAATATATGTCAACCAATGCCACTGTCACGACCGGCCCAGCTAATGCAGTCACTCAGTTTAGTATTTCCTATAACTAA
- the yejM gene encoding LPS biosynthesis-modulating metalloenzyme YejM, with product MVTNRQRYREKVSQMISWGHWFALFNILFSLVLGSRYLFVSDWPASLVGRTYALVSWLGHFSFIVFAAYLLVIFPLTFVVMSQRLLRFLSAAFATTGLTLLLVDSEVFTRFHLHLNPVVWELVVNPDQSELARDWQLIFVSVPIIFLVEMLFGTWCWQKLRSLNRQKFVKPLVAVFISAFFASHLIYIWADANFYRPITMQRANLPLSYPMTARKFLEKHGLLDQQEYQRRIIEQGNPEAVTVEYPLNTITFSDKGSGYNLLMIVVDGIRPDSLKQDMPALNDFAQYNIQFNRHYSAGNRKETGLFGLFYGISPTYLDGILAAREPSAFINALGNQGYQFGLFSSDGFQSALYRQALLSDFSLPEPKRQSDSATTLEWQQWLNNLSSPAPWFSYVNLIGSQESQDPVEGGNPAAPNDFISHYQDGAKNVDQQIATIIDTLKTKGLLDKTVVVITASHGVEFNDSGNGDWGAGSNFNRHQLQVPLIIHWPSTPAQKVNKLTSHEDVMTTLMQRLLHVRTSPEDYSQGEDLFAAQRIHNWLATGENGMLVITTPTQTIVLDNSGNYRTFDLQGHEVKDEKPQLALLLQVLTDVKRFIAN from the coding sequence ATGGTGACAAATCGTCAGCGCTATCGTGAAAAAGTGTCCCAAATGATCAGTTGGGGGCACTGGTTCGCCTTATTCAATATTCTGTTTAGCCTGGTGCTGGGCAGCCGCTATCTATTTGTTTCCGATTGGCCAGCCTCTTTGGTTGGCCGTACCTATGCCCTGGTCAGTTGGCTAGGGCATTTCAGTTTTATCGTATTCGCTGCCTATCTATTGGTGATTTTCCCACTCACCTTTGTCGTGATGTCGCAGCGGTTACTCAGGTTCCTTTCCGCCGCATTTGCCACTACAGGTCTGACCCTATTACTGGTGGACAGTGAGGTTTTTACCCGTTTCCACTTGCACCTCAATCCGGTGGTGTGGGAGCTGGTGGTTAACCCCGATCAAAGCGAGTTGGCCAGGGACTGGCAGTTAATCTTTGTTTCTGTGCCTATTATCTTTTTGGTTGAGATGCTTTTTGGCACCTGGTGCTGGCAAAAGCTGCGTAGCCTGAACCGGCAAAAGTTCGTTAAACCGCTGGTTGCCGTGTTTATTTCTGCGTTTTTCGCCTCCCACCTGATTTATATCTGGGCGGACGCCAATTTCTATCGGCCAATCACCATGCAGCGTGCCAATCTGCCGCTTTCCTATCCTATGACGGCGCGTAAGTTTCTGGAGAAACACGGCCTGCTGGATCAACAGGAATATCAACGCCGCATTATCGAACAAGGAAATCCCGAAGCCGTTACCGTGGAATATCCGCTCAATACCATTACCTTTAGCGATAAGGGCAGCGGCTATAACCTACTGATGATCGTCGTGGACGGGATTCGCCCTGATAGTTTGAAGCAGGACATGCCAGCTCTGAATGATTTTGCTCAATATAATATTCAGTTCAATCGTCATTACAGCGCGGGAAACCGGAAAGAAACCGGCCTATTTGGTCTGTTTTACGGGATTTCCCCGACGTATTTGGACGGCATTTTGGCCGCCCGTGAACCTTCGGCCTTTATTAATGCCTTGGGTAATCAAGGCTACCAGTTCGGCCTGTTCTCCTCTGACGGCTTCCAGTCGGCGCTCTATCGCCAGGCTCTTTTGTCCGATTTTTCGTTACCGGAGCCAAAACGTCAGAGCGACAGCGCGACAACGCTGGAATGGCAACAATGGTTGAATAATTTATCCAGCCCGGCGCCTTGGTTCTCCTACGTTAACCTGATTGGTTCACAAGAATCGCAGGACCCGGTGGAAGGTGGCAATCCGGCCGCGCCAAATGACTTTATCAGCCATTATCAGGACGGTGCCAAAAACGTCGATCAGCAAATTGCGACTATCATTGATACCTTGAAAACCAAAGGGTTGCTGGATAAAACCGTGGTGGTGATCACCGCGTCTCACGGCGTAGAATTTAATGATAGTGGCAACGGTGATTGGGGGGCTGGCAGCAACTTTAACCGTCACCAATTACAGGTTCCGCTGATTATTCACTGGCCGAGTACTCCAGCACAAAAAGTGAATAAACTGACCAGCCATGAAGATGTTATGACGACGCTGATGCAGCGTTTACTGCATGTACGCACTTCGCCAGAAGATTACTCGCAGGGTGAGGATTTATTTGCCGCTCAGCGGATTCATAATTGGCTTGCTACCGGTGAAAACGGCATGCTGGTTATTACTACGCCAACCCAAACTATTGTGCTCGACAACAGTGGAAATTATCGAACCTTTGACCTGCAAGGCCATGAAGTGAAAGATGAGAAACCGCAGCTGGCGCTGTTATTGCAGGTGCTAACCGACGTAAAACGCTTTATTGCCAACTAG
- a CDS encoding YejL family protein, with protein sequence MPQSSRYSDEHVEQLLSELVQVLEKHRTPTDLSLMVLGNMVTNLLNTSIAPAQRKVLARSFAEALQASVREDKAH encoded by the coding sequence ATGCCACAATCATCTCGTTACAGTGACGAACACGTTGAACAGTTGCTTTCTGAACTGGTTCAAGTACTGGAAAAACACCGCACCCCAACCGATCTTTCCTTGATGGTTTTGGGGAATATGGTTACAAATCTGCTCAATACCAGCATTGCCCCAGCGCAACGCAAGGTATTGGCGCGATCTTTCGCCGAGGCTCTTCAGGCTTCGGTACGTGAAGATAAAGCTCATTAA
- the yejK gene encoding nucleoid-associated protein YejK — translation MSLDIDQIALHQLIKRDEQTLDVMLRDSLLPTNAVVEEMMTELHRVYSAKSKAYGLFNEQSELADALKRCRKGDEDFLAFSRAATVRLRDELAKYPFAEGGVVLFCQYRYLAVEYLLISVLSSCNSMRVDEQLDLSTTHYLDINRADIVARIDLTEWETNPESSRYLTFLKGRVGRKVSDFFMDFLSAAEGLDTKAQNRGLLQALDDYCADAQLDKNERQAYRQQAYSYCNEQLQAGEEIALQELAQELPKLGEKDFKEFSTEQGYALEETFPADRSTLRQLTKFSGSGGGLSINFDALLLGERIFWDPATDTLTIKGTPPNLRDQLQRRLSGGDKS, via the coding sequence ATGAGCCTTGATATCGACCAAATTGCTTTACATCAATTGATCAAACGTGACGAACAGACCCTGGATGTGATGTTGCGGGACTCTTTACTGCCGACTAATGCGGTAGTTGAAGAAATGATGACGGAACTGCATCGTGTTTATAGCGCCAAAAGCAAGGCGTATGGTTTGTTTAATGAGCAAAGCGAGTTGGCCGATGCCTTAAAACGCTGCCGTAAAGGAGACGAAGATTTTCTCGCCTTTAGCCGCGCGGCTACCGTGCGTCTGCGGGATGAACTGGCGAAATATCCTTTTGCCGAAGGCGGCGTGGTGTTGTTTTGTCAGTATCGCTATCTGGCGGTTGAGTATTTATTGATCTCAGTGCTAAGCAGTTGCAACAGCATGCGGGTTGATGAGCAGCTAGATTTGAGCACAACTCATTATCTGGATATCAATCGCGCTGATATTGTGGCTCGCATTGATCTGACCGAATGGGAAACCAATCCGGAGTCCAGCCGTTATCTGACCTTCCTGAAAGGGCGCGTTGGTCGTAAGGTTTCTGACTTCTTTATGGATTTCCTGTCTGCCGCCGAAGGCCTGGACACCAAGGCGCAAAACCGCGGTTTACTGCAAGCCCTTGATGACTATTGCGCCGATGCGCAGTTGGATAAAAATGAGCGTCAGGCATATCGTCAACAGGCTTATAGTTATTGCAACGAACAGTTGCAGGCCGGCGAAGAAATTGCGTTGCAGGAACTGGCTCAGGAATTGCCTAAACTGGGTGAGAAGGACTTTAAAGAGTTCTCCACCGAGCAGGGTTATGCGCTGGAAGAGACGTTCCCTGCCGATCGTAGCACTTTGCGACAGCTGACCAAATTTTCCGGCAGCGGCGGTGGTTTAAGCATTAACTTCGATGCATTATTGCTGGGCGAACGTATTTTCTGGGATCCGGCCACCGATACGTTAACGATTAAAGGCACGCCGCCGAATTTACGCGATCAGTTACAGCGGCGTTTGAGCGGCGGCGACAAATCCTAA
- the rplY gene encoding 50S ribosomal protein L25: MITINAEVRNDQGKGASRRLRAANKFPAIVYGGEEAAVSIALDHDTTKNMEVKPGFYNEPISLVIDGKEVKVQVQAVQRHAFKPKLTHIDFVRV, from the coding sequence ATGATCACTATCAATGCAGAAGTACGTAACGACCAGGGTAAGGGTGCGAGCCGCCGCCTGCGTGCAGCAAATAAATTCCCAGCTATCGTTTACGGTGGCGAGGAAGCAGCGGTTTCTATCGCTCTGGACCATGACACCACTAAAAACATGGAAGTCAAACCAGGTTTTTACAACGAGCCAATCTCTTTGGTTATCGATGGTAAAGAAGTTAAAGTTCAGGTTCAGGCTGTTCAGCGTCACGCTTTCAAACCAAAACTGACTCATATCGATTTCGTTCGCGTTTAA
- a CDS encoding DEAD/DEAH box helicase: MAFTLRPYQQEAVDATIAHFRRHPEPALIVLPTGAGKSLVIAELAKLARGRVLVLAHVKELVAQNHAKYCAYGLDADIFAAGLQQRQSEGKVVFGSVQSVARNLSLFDSAFSLLIIDECHRISDEDDSQYQQIIQHLRKNNPKLRLLGLTATPYRLGKGWIYQFHYHGITRGDENSLFRDCIYELPLRYMIKNGFLVPPERLDMPVVQYDFSRLTSNSKGLFREEDLDREIKQQSRITPHIVSQIVEYGATRKGVMIFAATVEHAKEVYGLLPAGQAALISAVTPAAERDALINAFKQQELRYLVNVAVLTTGFDAPHVDLIAILRPTESVSLYQQIVGRGLRLSPGKEDCLILDYAGNPHDLFTPEVGTSKPHGDSQPVQVFCPDCGFANVFWGKCTESGDIIEHYGRRCQGWFEDDEGQRAQCDYRFRFKSCPHCGAENDIAARRCHQCQEVLVDPDDMLKAALRLKDALVLRCGGMALESGKDAKGEWLKITYYDEDGTSTSERFRLTTSAQRMAFEQIFLRPHQRAPGIPLKWQTATDVIAQQALLRHPDFVVARKRGQGWQIREKVFDYQGRFRLANALG; encoded by the coding sequence ATGGCTTTTACACTCCGCCCCTATCAGCAAGAAGCGGTTGACGCCACTATTGCTCACTTTCGCCGCCACCCGGAACCGGCTCTGATTGTGCTGCCCACCGGCGCGGGTAAAAGTTTGGTCATTGCCGAGCTGGCTAAACTGGCTCGCGGGCGAGTATTGGTTCTGGCCCACGTTAAAGAGCTAGTGGCACAAAACCACGCTAAATATTGTGCTTACGGTCTGGATGCCGATATTTTTGCCGCAGGTTTACAGCAACGACAAAGCGAAGGCAAAGTCGTCTTTGGCAGCGTGCAGTCCGTAGCACGTAATCTCTCACTATTCGATAGTGCCTTTTCCCTGTTAATCATTGATGAATGCCATCGAATCAGCGATGAAGACGACAGCCAATATCAGCAAATCATTCAGCATTTACGGAAAAACAATCCGAAGCTTCGCTTACTGGGTTTGACCGCAACGCCCTATCGTCTGGGCAAAGGCTGGATTTATCAATTCCACTATCACGGCATTACCCGTGGTGATGAAAATAGTTTATTCCGCGATTGCATCTATGAATTGCCCCTGCGCTACATGATCAAAAACGGTTTCCTGGTACCGCCAGAACGGCTGGATATGCCGGTGGTGCAGTATGATTTCAGCCGTCTGACCAGTAATAGCAAGGGTCTGTTTCGCGAGGAAGACCTGGATCGGGAAATCAAACAGCAAAGCCGTATTACGCCGCATATTGTCAGCCAAATCGTCGAATATGGAGCCACTCGCAAAGGCGTGATGATTTTTGCCGCTACGGTAGAGCACGCTAAAGAGGTGTACGGGCTGCTCCCCGCGGGACAGGCGGCATTGATTAGCGCCGTCACCCCCGCCGCCGAACGCGACGCGTTAATTAATGCGTTTAAACAACAAGAATTACGTTATCTGGTGAATGTGGCGGTACTGACTACCGGTTTTGACGCGCCCCACGTGGATTTGATCGCCATTCTGCGCCCAACCGAATCCGTCAGCCTGTATCAGCAAATCGTCGGCCGCGGGTTACGATTATCACCGGGAAAGGAAGACTGCTTGATTCTCGACTACGCCGGTAATCCACACGATCTGTTCACTCCCGAAGTGGGTACCAGTAAACCTCATGGCGACAGCCAGCCGGTACAGGTCTTTTGCCCAGACTGCGGTTTTGCCAATGTATTTTGGGGGAAATGCACTGAATCCGGCGATATTATCGAACACTATGGCCGCCGCTGTCAGGGCTGGTTTGAAGATGATGAAGGCCAGCGCGCTCAATGTGACTATCGTTTCCGGTTTAAAAGCTGTCCACATTGCGGAGCAGAAAATGACATTGCCGCCCGACGCTGTCATCAGTGCCAGGAAGTGCTGGTCGATCCCGATGATATGCTCAAAGCCGCGCTAAGACTGAAAGATGCACTGGTTCTGCGCTGTGGAGGAATGGCGCTGGAATCAGGCAAGGATGCCAAAGGAGAATGGCTGAAAATCACTTATTACGATGAAGACGGCACCAGTACCAGCGAACGCTTTCGCCTCACCACGTCCGCACAGCGTATGGCCTTTGAGCAAATATTTCTGCGTCCCCATCAACGCGCGCCGGGAATCCCCTTAAAATGGCAAACGGCGACGGACGTGATCGCCCAGCAGGCGCTACTGCGTCACCCCGATTTTGTCGTTGCCCGGAAACGGGGCCAAGGGTGGCAAATTCGCGAAAAGGTTTTTGATTATCAGGGGCGTTTTCGCCTGGCAAACGCCCTTGGCTAG